AGAACCCGATGAACCTCATATTCAGACCATGCGATCGCTAAATCAATCTCTCCGGAATTGGGGACAAAGTATCTTGCCTAACTTCTGGTTGCCCTGAGTCACGGACGGTACAAAACGCCAACATTGTTAAATCACCCTCGTCGAAGCAGGGAGTGGGCAATTCCTCCGCGATAGAATGGACAGACAAAACCGTGCAGCCTGCCACAGTCTGAAGGTCATTGCCCATTTGGGTAGGCGGCACAATTGGTTGCCTGAGGTAGTGGATGGTACGGATCAACGAGCTCAACCGATGCTACAGAGTCCTGGGACTAAAACCAGGCGCATCTCTGGATGAAATCAACCAAGCTTACAAAGACTTGGCTCGACAGTGGCATCCCGATCGCGTGCCCCAAGACGATTCTGAACGGCAGCACGAAGCCCACGAAAAACTGAAAGAAATTAATGAGGCGCGAGACCTGTTACGGTCTTGCCATGCCAAAGCCGGAGCCAAACGAAACCAAACTGCCAGTAAAAGTACCGCCAGCAAAAGTACTCCCCCCACTCCACCACCTGCCCCACCTCCACCACCAAAAGCCACCCCACCTAAGGCTACTTATCACCCCCCTAGGGCTACTTACCAAACCCCTACTGCGGCTCAACCCCCTAAACCTGCGGCTCAGCCACCTAAGCCTGCTGCTTACCCGCTGCACCCTTACTTGCGATCGTCCTACTACGCGGCTTACGAAACTCAAACTTCTCCTGCACCAGAACCTAAATCTCCCTACCCTCAGCCTCAAGCATCTGACTATCCTGCCTACCCAACCCAAACACCCACCCATCAAGTCCCCAAATATCAAACGCCTCAAGTTCCTAAATATCGAGGCCCTGACCTGAGTGGCAGTGATTTCCAGGGGGCAAACCTCAAAGAAAAAGACTATGCCAATCGCAACTTAAGCGATGCCAATTTAAGCAACGCTGACCTCAGCGACGCTTTTCTGCACAACGTCAACCTCAGCCACGCCAAACTATTCCGCGCCAAACTATTCCGCGCCAATTTATTGCAAGCTGATTTAAGTTATGCCGACCTGAGAGAAGCCAACTTAATGGGGGCTGATTTGAGTGGGGCTAATTTGAGTGGCGCTGATCTCACTGGTGCCCGGGTTGGGATCAATAATCGTTTGATGGTTAAGCTGACGGGAGCTAATCTATCCGGGACTATCATGCCCGATGGCACTATTCACTCATAGTTTGTCTAGGAGGCAGAAATGTTTGGCAGGGCGAGCTGAGCAGCGATCGCGTTCCTAATTTGTTTAATCACGACATTCCATGAAAACCGCTACCGATAAATTGATCGCCGCTAATAATCAATTCGGTTTCAAGCTTTTTTCGGAACTGCTCAAGCAACAGCCTAACCAAAATATTTTTGTCTCTCCACTCAGCATTTCGATCGCGCTTTCTATGCTCTACAACGGCGCTGTCGGCCAAACCCAAGCAGAAATGGCGATCGCCTTGGGCTTGCAGAATATGAGCGTCCAGGAGGTGAATCAAGCCAATGCTGAGCTTATTAAGCAGTTGGAAAGCTTGCCAGATGTGCGAGTGGCGATCGCAAATTCACTTTGGGCGGCACCAAATCTACGCTTTCGGTCTGAATTTTTACAGCGAGTTCAAGAGTTTTATCAAGCAGAAGTGCAGAATTTGGACTTTAGTCGTCCTGACGCAGCAACAACGATTAATCAATGGGCAAATGATCAAACACATGGCAAGATTCAGCAAATTGTGCAGCAGCTTAGGCCAGCCACAATTCTAGTTTTACTTAACGCCATCTACTTCAAAGGTAACTGGAGCGATCGCTTTGACCCATCGCAGACCCAGCCAGGGATGTTTACTCTCCTAGATAGCAGTCAAAAGCAA
Above is a window of Trichocoleus sp. FACHB-46 DNA encoding:
- a CDS encoding pentapeptide repeat-containing protein; the protein is MVRINELNRCYRVLGLKPGASLDEINQAYKDLARQWHPDRVPQDDSERQHEAHEKLKEINEARDLLRSCHAKAGAKRNQTASKSTASKSTPPTPPPAPPPPPKATPPKATYHPPRATYQTPTAAQPPKPAAQPPKPAAYPLHPYLRSSYYAAYETQTSPAPEPKSPYPQPQASDYPAYPTQTPTHQVPKYQTPQVPKYRGPDLSGSDFQGANLKEKDYANRNLSDANLSNADLSDAFLHNVNLSHAKLFRAKLFRANLLQADLSYADLREANLMGADLSGANLSGADLTGARVGINNRLMVKLTGANLSGTIMPDGTIHS
- a CDS encoding serpin family protein, with amino-acid sequence MKTATDKLIAANNQFGFKLFSELLKQQPNQNIFVSPLSISIALSMLYNGAVGQTQAEMAIALGLQNMSVQEVNQANAELIKQLESLPDVRVAIANSLWAAPNLRFRSEFLQRVQEFYQAEVQNLDFSRPDAATTINQWANDQTHGKIQQIVQQLRPATILVLLNAIYFKGNWSDRFDPSQTQPGMFTLLDSSQKQVPMMRQFNEYCCYQGEDFQAVRIPFKDKRLSLDIFSPPSLAQVNSFYESLRSGSGSKWLDQFPPKSITQRLINLTMPSFQLEYETKSALKQALVSLGMKQAFDETANFSQLCKDSAAISQITHKTFFEVNEAGAKAAAVTAIDVERGLPPTLTIDRPFFCAIRDQQTGAILFMGVIVDPA